Proteins encoded by one window of Deltaproteobacteria bacterium:
- a CDS encoding FemAB family PEP-CTERM system-associated protein gives MSIRVDIATDNDEPEWNRFLDKVDSVHHAHCWEWRSILAKTFSHAPYYLIARDVSSITSTASASGQVVGILPLSFVRSVLFGKALISLPYLNAGGILAFNREAFLALSDKAVELVKELGAKYLELRHRGANDCLKDTCGYYEKSHKVAMTLNLCPDPEDLFQAFDTKLRNRIRRPLKLGMYAESTSTSSNRLDLLEDFYSVFSQNMRDLGTPVYPKSLFYNSMKFFGSKARCIVIKQENKPLAAAITIGHQRAVEIPWASSLRMANKLSPNMLLYWQVIKTACEDGYKIFDFGRCSPDSGTYHFKAQWGATPLPLHWYIKQNGGSIPDVSPTNPKFSPLVKCWQMLPLSIANTFGPWLSRSLP, from the coding sequence ATGTCCATCCGGGTTGACATTGCTACCGACAACGACGAGCCTGAGTGGAACCGCTTTCTTGACAAGGTAGACAGCGTTCATCACGCACATTGCTGGGAATGGCGCAGCATCCTTGCAAAAACATTTTCGCACGCACCGTACTATCTAATAGCAAGGGATGTTTCCTCTATTACATCCACCGCTAGTGCCAGCGGCCAAGTTGTTGGAATATTGCCGCTTAGTTTTGTTAGGAGCGTTCTTTTCGGCAAGGCGCTAATTTCCTTACCATACTTAAATGCCGGCGGCATTTTGGCATTTAATAGAGAGGCGTTTTTGGCCTTGAGCGACAAGGCTGTAGAGCTAGTTAAAGAATTGGGAGCCAAATATTTAGAACTTCGACATAGAGGAGCGAATGATTGCCTAAAAGATACATGCGGTTATTACGAAAAGAGCCACAAGGTAGCGATGACCTTAAATCTCTGTCCAGATCCAGAAGACCTCTTTCAGGCTTTTGATACCAAGCTGCGAAACCGCATTCGCCGACCCTTAAAACTTGGAATGTATGCAGAGTCGACTAGCACTTCGTCAAATCGATTAGACTTGCTCGAAGACTTCTACTCAGTCTTTTCACAAAACATGCGCGACTTAGGCACACCGGTATACCCCAAATCGTTGTTTTACAATTCTATGAAGTTCTTTGGATCCAAAGCTCGCTGTATCGTCATCAAGCAAGAAAACAAGCCTCTCGCAGCAGCCATTACTATCGGTCACCAACGCGCCGTAGAAATCCCTTGGGCATCCTCACTTAGAATGGCAAACAAACTCTCCCCTAATATGCTGCTCTACTGGCAAGTAATTAAAACTGCCTGCGAAGACGGCTACAAAATCTTTGATTTCGGGCGCTGTTCGCCAGATTCGGGCACTTATCACTTTAAAGCACAATGGGGCGCGACGCCGCTACCTCTACATTGGTATATAAAACAAAATGGCGGCTCGATTCCCGACGTCAGCCCTACAAATCCAAAATTTAGCCCTCTAGTAAAGTGCTGGCAAATGCTCCCTCTAAGCATAGCAAATACTTTTGGACCCTGGCTTTCTAGGAGCTTGCCATGA
- a CDS encoding DUF3473 domain-containing protein, translated as MLNAISVDVEEYFHVTNFSSHISRSDWPLCTSRLEESVSKTLDLFSMSNTIGSFFILGLVAELKPAIVKTISNAGHEIASHGHEHYLAYEQTPAAFRNDITHSKKLLEDICGREVIGYRAPSFSITEKNPWAHEIIVEAGYRYDSSVFPTWHPRYNNLDKDRFPTIIGTPAGKLVLCPLATAEVKVFNRTLRIPLAGGAYWRHLPLKFISYFLQRINQVEKMPFTCYFHPWELDDEQPVVEGVSYLTKVRHYGGIRTLNKKIGHLLTTFEFAPIRSVLQQAFASEHISLEL; from the coding sequence GTGTTAAATGCTATCTCAGTTGACGTGGAAGAATACTTCCACGTAACAAATTTCTCTTCGCACATAAGTCGTAGCGACTGGCCGTTGTGCACCTCGAGACTTGAGGAGTCTGTATCTAAAACCCTAGATTTGTTTTCGATGAGCAACACAATTGGCAGCTTCTTTATACTTGGACTAGTGGCAGAGCTAAAACCAGCGATAGTAAAAACTATAAGTAACGCTGGCCATGAAATTGCCTCGCATGGCCATGAACATTATTTGGCCTACGAACAGACGCCTGCCGCTTTTAGAAACGATATTACGCATAGCAAGAAATTGCTAGAGGATATTTGTGGTCGCGAGGTTATTGGCTATAGAGCTCCGAGCTTCTCGATTACCGAAAAAAATCCATGGGCACACGAAATCATAGTAGAAGCTGGCTACCGTTACGATTCTAGCGTCTTTCCTACCTGGCATCCGCGATACAATAATCTCGATAAAGATCGCTTTCCCACAATAATAGGCACTCCTGCGGGCAAGCTAGTACTTTGTCCTCTGGCAACAGCCGAGGTCAAAGTATTTAACCGAACACTTAGGATTCCCTTGGCAGGCGGTGCGTATTGGCGACACCTTCCGCTTAAATTCATTAGCTACTTTCTCCAAAGAATTAATCAAGTTGAGAAAATGCCCTTTACCTGCTACTTTCATCCCTGGGAGTTAGATGATGAACAGCCGGTTGTTGAGGGTGTTTCGTATTTGACTAAAGTGCGACATTACGGGGGAATTAGGACTTTGAACAAGAAGATCGGCCATTTGTTGACTACCTTTGAGTTTGCGCCCATTCGTTCAGTGTTGCAACAGGCGTTTGCTAGCGAACATATATCGTTAGAATTGTAA
- a CDS encoding DegT/DnrJ/EryC1/StrS family aminotransferase, producing MRCSLRHSSAHKCLRLAVFDVLAKELSARQGAESLKFFGSGKESLYRIFKNIRRLSDKKVVAISAYTCPEIAAAAVCAGFKVFPVDILEGTLDLNGASVSDSQCGSFAAVVLSNLYGMVDKLALWAERQEAHDFFIIDDACQSFLSRDGSFYVGCRPNTIGVMSFGRGKAYSCLGGGAVFFSRKAEENEGLRQLRRLIEDEERVVCGSLRRNVTEVLGLMLSFSYWLLERPSLYGLTEYLPYSHLGETTFSKGVICREMALVSALAALAQDEFLDAIKSNRTTNALLWGKGISQAAYVQPILNRHSSLENGDVVPNRYPVLCASAQVRQEVVMQLSSAGLGASFSYDKVLADFAGLRPHLVSEKCDVARDVAHRLFTLPVHAYVRESDIEKGCRIINECG from the coding sequence GTGCGATGCTCTCTGCGGCATTCGTCGGCTCATAAGTGCCTTAGACTAGCAGTTTTTGATGTTTTGGCAAAAGAGCTAAGTGCTCGCCAAGGGGCAGAATCGCTTAAATTCTTTGGCAGTGGAAAGGAAAGTCTCTATCGAATATTTAAAAACATTAGAAGACTGAGCGACAAAAAGGTAGTGGCTATAAGTGCTTATACATGCCCAGAGATTGCTGCGGCAGCGGTATGTGCGGGTTTTAAGGTGTTCCCCGTCGATATTTTAGAGGGAACCTTGGATTTGAACGGAGCTTCGGTTTCAGATTCCCAGTGCGGTTCATTTGCAGCAGTAGTGTTGTCCAATCTATATGGAATGGTTGATAAACTAGCGTTGTGGGCGGAGCGCCAAGAGGCGCATGATTTTTTTATAATAGATGACGCATGTCAGTCGTTCTTGAGTAGGGATGGGAGTTTCTATGTCGGCTGTCGTCCAAATACGATTGGCGTCATGAGTTTTGGTCGCGGCAAAGCGTATTCATGTTTAGGTGGTGGGGCGGTTTTCTTTTCGAGAAAGGCTGAGGAGAATGAAGGGCTTAGACAACTTAGGCGTTTAATTGAAGATGAGGAGAGGGTAGTTTGCGGCAGTTTGCGACGAAATGTGACGGAAGTATTAGGGCTAATGTTATCGTTTTCCTATTGGTTATTAGAGCGACCGTCGCTGTATGGCTTAACCGAGTACTTGCCGTATTCGCATTTAGGAGAAACTACTTTTAGCAAAGGAGTAATTTGCCGCGAGATGGCGCTGGTAAGCGCCTTAGCGGCTTTGGCGCAGGACGAGTTTTTAGACGCCATTAAAAGTAACAGAACGACAAATGCCCTATTGTGGGGCAAAGGGATTTCGCAAGCAGCTTATGTCCAGCCGATTCTTAATAGGCATTCGTCTCTTGAGAACGGCGATGTTGTGCCAAATAGATATCCGGTTCTGTGTGCTAGTGCTCAAGTTAGGCAGGAAGTGGTGATGCAGCTATCGAGTGCAGGTTTGGGGGCAAGCTTTTCGTACGACAAGGTGTTAGCGGATTTTGCAGGCCTTAGGCCGCATTTGGTGAGTGAGAAGTGCGACGTTGCGAGGGATGTGGCGCATAGGCTGTTTACTTTGCCAGTGCACGCCTATGTACGGGAATCCGACATAGAGAAGGGCTGTAGAATTATCAATGAGTGTGGGTAA
- a CDS encoding glycosyltransferase family 2 protein has protein sequence MLELIFVLSVFMVFYAYFGYPLLLLLLVNTKRRISSGVLASFNPTVTIVIAARNEEQVIAEKLENTLGLLWGEGKTVESAPELQVIVASDCSEDKTDSIVRLHAARKVELVRATERRGKEHVQALAVDASRGDILVFTDAKTTLRSDALKNLVKYFADPGIGAISSLDEVDFGAGIGEGAYVRYEMWVRELESSFYSLVGLSGSCFAVRRNLCRDFRRDIPSDFSVLLSVVKNGFRGVLAGDVLCSYKSTTNPAEEFRRKVRTILRGMTTLHSCKEVLNVFVYGAFSWQVFSHKLCRWLVPFFVILAAFCLLILSFSSMFYMSILMFSLGTLLLAAGGYFSEHLRKEMFCKIPLFFIISNLAILVAAWHFALGKRSIMWTPSLRMFALALLATIFP, from the coding sequence ATGCTTGAGTTAATTTTTGTCTTATCCGTATTTATGGTGTTTTATGCCTATTTTGGCTATCCCTTGCTGCTCTTGTTGTTGGTCAACACTAAGAGAAGGATTTCGTCCGGTGTTTTAGCTTCCTTTAATCCGACTGTTACAATTGTCATTGCAGCTCGCAATGAAGAGCAGGTGATCGCCGAGAAGCTAGAAAATACTTTAGGTCTGTTATGGGGCGAGGGGAAAACGGTTGAGAGCGCGCCTGAGCTGCAAGTGATTGTCGCATCGGATTGTTCTGAGGATAAGACAGATAGTATCGTTAGGTTGCATGCTGCGAGGAAGGTTGAGCTAGTAAGGGCTACTGAGAGGCGTGGCAAGGAGCATGTTCAGGCGCTTGCAGTAGATGCGTCGCGTGGAGACATTTTGGTGTTTACCGATGCTAAGACGACGTTGCGAAGTGATGCGCTTAAGAATTTAGTTAAGTATTTTGCCGACCCAGGAATAGGGGCTATCAGTAGTTTGGATGAGGTGGATTTTGGAGCTGGGATTGGAGAGGGGGCTTATGTTCGCTATGAGATGTGGGTAAGGGAGCTCGAGTCGAGTTTTTATTCTTTAGTGGGCTTAAGTGGGTCGTGTTTTGCAGTTAGGAGAAACTTATGTAGGGATTTTCGCAGGGATATTCCTAGCGATTTTTCCGTATTGCTAAGCGTGGTTAAAAATGGATTTCGCGGCGTGTTGGCCGGTGACGTCCTGTGTTCTTATAAGAGCACTACTAATCCGGCCGAAGAATTTAGAAGAAAGGTGAGGACGATTCTTAGAGGGATGACCACGCTTCATAGTTGTAAAGAGGTCTTAAATGTCTTTGTCTACGGAGCATTTTCTTGGCAAGTATTTAGCCATAAACTCTGTCGCTGGCTAGTTCCGTTCTTTGTGATCCTTGCGGCCTTTTGCCTACTGATTCTTTCGTTTAGTTCAATGTTTTATATGTCTATATTGATGTTTAGCCTTGGAACACTTCTGCTTGCAGCAGGGGGCTATTTTAGCGAACACTTAAGAAAGGAGATGTTTTGTAAGATTCCGTTGTTTTTTATAATTTCCAATTTAGCCATCCTAGTTGCCGCCTGGCACTTTGCTCTTGGCAAGCGATCGATCATGTGGACACCATCACTTCGCATGTTCGCGCTTGCGCTTTTGGCGACGATCTTTCCATAG